The genomic interval tgtccttaatgtgtacaaaataggtAGACGCATGACACAATATgctactgcatacatcagcagactaattaggagtctttgtttgtttacttactactaaaagacaagttgtctagtatgttcactattttatttagggactaAATTATAATAAccaacatatgtttcatgtaccctaaaattttttgttcaaataaagacaatgacattttttgtggtgcccttttatttagaaaagtatcgaaatacattttggtaccggtaccgataccaatattttggtactggtaccaaaatattggtatcggtacatcCATATCATGTATATCTATTGCCACACATTTACGTATAGCAATATGTTTTCATAGATAATATTTTGCGTATATTTATTATAGTACATGATTTACAGCAGATTATGCAAATGATATAATGGCGTCATGTTGACCACGCTCACTGCCATGGGTATGTTTGCAATGTAAGGAAAACCCTGCAATGTATCATTATTTGAAGAGAAAATGTGCTTTTTGCTGCAGGCCGAAATAAAAGAGGCGGGAAAAATGGAAGAAGTGGCCGCAAAGTATAAGACTCTGCATGATGAAAGACAGGAATTGAGGTGAAAATTTAATCCAAACAATATTTGACGGGATATGTTTTGTATACTCTTTGATCTTTTCATTTGAAGCATGTTCCGCTGCATACTagttgtgaatgctccaaagtattcacacatatgcttttctacagcaaaattaatctatttattattattcctctACTTTTTCTTCCCCTGAattgtgggctttcccttgacaaattcccagaattccaggttttctgggacatttttcctattaaaaatgaattggccatttttcaaacttccacatttttcaaccgtttcaaaccattccaccttcaaaatatttcaccattctggaaattcaaactactttttttcaaagttcaaaaaattccctcttttcccgaaattcccgtaGAAATCAATGGGGCACTCTTCAAAGTTCCATAACTCcaacatttttcacctgattcaaattattggaacttcaaaatattcaacctgattggaaaattgtgctctacatcaacaattctaaaaaaattccaggatttcagttcaacttcagcattggagcattcacacgcaattccttcaggaattgcctcatctagtttgatgtactgtatatgttacaTAATAGCTGATCTTTTCATGTGATGTATATTTTGTCTTCTCTTTCCAACAGGATAATCCTTGAACATGAGCTCATCACTGCAGAAATGATGGGTAAGTTTAAAatgggggtatttaaaaaaaagggttcctgAAGGAGTGTACTGTATGTGTTGTTGAAGCGAAGTTTCCCAGGCTAAACTTAACAAGGCCCACCTGAAGAAGAAGCAGGTCGCCCATGACCTCAACAACTTAGGTCATTGTGACAGTCTTCCGCTGTCGTCCGGGTTCCAgggaccaccaagcacagacatgACTTTGAGCAGTTTTGACttcgtttatttttcaataatactCAGTCtcttcgggtcgcttttcagcaccTCTTCCTGCTCGCTCTTCGGTCCACATTTCAGCCTGCCGCGTCGTCTTTATCTGCCTCTCGCTCTCTTCTACTGTTcactctccaactccttctgccctGACGTTCTCGGCTGCCAACCTTTTACACACTGGGAGGAGATTAAAtaattgtgcccaggtgggcgatccacgcacctggtaTTGTTTcggcgtcgatcccggcgcgccccgcctcgccgccggccacgcctcctcctgccttgctgtcggtctgccggccacgcctccccacagtcATACTTTGAGGTTTTTAAACGACTGATAAAGTTCGAAGAGGTCCTTGATGGTTATCAAAAGGTCAGATCTTGGATTTTAAAGTCATCACTGCACCTTTCTCCCTTTTAATAATGTCCAGTTTCTGCAGAACGAAGAGACGCTGAAAGCTCGTGCTCAGGATTATTTGGAGAGAGCCAAAAAGGAAGTACAGCGTTACCACACCCTCAAAGCTAATGCTGACGAGAAAATCAACCAGTAAGAAACGCCACCCTTTCTGATGTCAGTATTCATAATCATGCATTTGTGATGGGACACaagtaggggattttatttttttatgtttcattgcCAGGCATGTCATAGAGTGTTTTTATTGTTGtggattttaattgcatgtttttattgctgtggaatttaattgtatttttagttgcatgtttttacactttGTGGACTTTGATTGTATTTTTGGATTGCATGTTTTTACTCCTTGTGGACTTTGCTGGCATTTTAAGACGTTGCCCCTGACAACCAAAGTGCCCAATCGGACGGCACCTGAAATCAGACGTACCTGTGGAGCATTAGGACTGCACACATTTAAAAGGGAAGGATCGACAGGCTTCAACGGAGAGAGCGACCGAGAGAGAGCGACAGGAGAGCGACCGGAGAGTATCGACAGGCTTTGCCAAGAGTGTCCGGGTGGACGCCCGCAGGCTGGGAAGGACTCCAGGACTACACTGCAGACCCCGCAGGCTACCGGAGTGAACCCCAAGAAGCCCACAACACGCAGGGGCAGAGAAAACTCTGCCTCTGAAGTACCGGTAAGTGTCGTGGATTGTGGATCTGTGGGGGTGATCAACTGCCTTGGGCTGTGGGCTTGCGGGCTCATGCCTTGTACGCTGGCTGTGTGGTCCTGTGGGCAGGAGCGGTCGGGACCCAAAGACCCGCAGTGACTCCCGGGAGCGACCAAGAGGCGGAGCGAGACGGACAAGTACGGCCACGTAGGTCCCACCGGAGACTGGTGAGGAGAGTGGGCGTACCCCATACTTCTACGCAGAACTACAGCAGAGGCAGGGGAAACCCTGCCTTGCGTGTAAGTGTGACATCAGCCCTGAAAGCGTctctgtgtttttaaatgattttatccCCGTGGCCTGCCTCCGTTTTAATTCTGTGTGCAGGAGGACGCCGTGGAAGTGGGTGGAGCCAGGACACTGACCCACTACGCCTGTCGTGACTGTACCCTAATTTGAATTATAATCAATTGTGAACAAGCATAATTATCTTTCCTTATTTTGGACGGCTGCTCTCACTACATTGGGTTCTTAATATTTATATTGCTAAATATATGCTAAAAACTATATTATATTGCTAATATATTTgaaaaactacaaaccccgtttccatatgagttgggaaattgtgttagatgtaaatataaacggaatacaatgatttgcaaatccttttcaacccatattcaattgaatgcactacaaagacaagatatttgatgttcaatctcATAaactcaaataataattaacttagaatttcatgcctgcaacacgtgccaaagtagttgggaaagggcatgttcaccactgtgttactgtCAAGTCTGTGTGAtcctgttttgttttagtcatttttgttttgtttagttattggactctttagtttctgtttacgctccattgtttttgtttccatgacccattagttttcacctgtcctcatgtcacgcacctgtctcacgctttgcactggcgcacctgtcactaatcatgtcactgctatttaagcctgtctgtttctgttgatcgtcctggtgacattatccatactacctctgctacccatgataTTCCTGTTTATTATAGTTCATGCCGTGCCACAGTAagcgtttttgtttcatgttcatagttaattgcctttgtgctagtcttttggtttcattagtcaagtttgttctccgccattgtgcgcgccttttgtttgcttccttttttgtagtttgttagtgtttaaataaatatgtactcacacccaagccatgtccgatccagctttacttgcatctcgggaaaacaaacaacccatagtccaagtcttgacagcAAAAACGTTTTCTCGCAAGAAAGTTGGACGAAGTGGACAAGTTGGACGAGGGgccgtgggaggtcctgcgcgctaTGGAGGCGGAAActctgcgcttttcccccaggtgGGGTGGCTcggcatcgtcacgccaagccacagcctccagcccggccgccgcgaccggtctttcggcctgctaagccgcaacctccggcccggccgccgccaccggtctttcggcctgccaggcCGCAACCAccggctaggccacctccacctgcaccacggctagcaccacggctagctgctccaaggctagcacctgtcgctgcACCACGAACTGCATCACGGctagctccaaggctagcaccagcgccaaggctagcacctgtcgttgcaccacggctagcaccagcgccaaggctagcaccagcgtcACGGCTAGCGCCagcaccaaggctagcacctACGCCTCGGCTAGCTCCAcgtcctgctccaaggctagcaacaTGCCTagccgcaccacgccaagctccaccacgccaagttccTCCAGTAGCAGCTCCACACCAAGTGCCACCAGTAGCAGCTCCACACCAAGTGCCaccagtagcagctccacgccaagtgccgccagtagcacCTCcatgacgccaagtgccgccagtcgcagcttcacgacgccaagtgctgccagtcgcagctccacgacgccaagtgccgccagttgcagctccacgacgccaagacccaagccaagaccctccatgccaagacccgccacgccaagcttcgccgcctgccacaatAACGACACGCCCGCCTCCTCGTTGGCCACGGAAGTGGCCGCTatctggtcgtccgccacgccaagtgcgccgacctcctcgtcggccacggatatggctgttcccgggtcgcccgcctcgcctgctgcagcggcgttccactcgctgcCGCctcatgactatgcctcggtggattcggggccacttggtctggcgacccaccgccatgtccccctcccggcctcccatgactcttgttcattgttttgttttgtttggacaTCTAgtatctgtccttaagggaggggctctgtcatgtctgtgtgatcatgttttgttttagtcatgtttgttttgtttagttattggactctttagtttctgtttacgcttcattgtttttgtttccatgactacccattagttttcacccgtCCTCATGTCAcccacctgtctcacgctttgcacttgcgcacctgtcactaatcatgtcactgctatttaagcctgtctgtttctgttgatcgtcctggtgacattatccataCTACCTTTGCTACCCATGATATTCCTGTTTattatagttcatgcttcatgccatgccacagtaagtgtttttgtttcatgttcatagttaattgcctttgtgctagtctttcggtttcattagtcaagtttgtcctccgccattgtgcgcgccttttgtttgcttccttttttgtagtttgttagtgtttgaAAAATATGTACTCACAcccaagccatgtccgatccagctttacttgcatctcgggaaaacaaacaacccacagtccaagtcttgacagttacatggcttttccttttaacaacactcagtaaacgtttgggaactgaggagacacattttttaagcttctcaggtggaattctttcccattcttgcttgatgtacagcttaagttgttcaacagtccgggggtctccgttgtagtattttaggcttcataatgcgccacacattttcaatgggagacaggtctggactacaggcaggccagtctagtacccgcactcttttactatgaagccatgttgatgtaacacgtggcttagcattgtcttgctgaaataagcaggggcgtccacggtaacattgcttggatggcaacatatgttgctccaaaacctgcatgtacctttcagcattaatggtgccttcacagatgtgtaagttacc from Entelurus aequoreus isolate RoL-2023_Sb linkage group LG14, RoL_Eaeq_v1.1, whole genome shotgun sequence carries:
- the LOC133665373 gene encoding transforming acidic coiled-coil-containing protein 2-like, which codes for MTETFCVLFPPVKQDFQRVVDQLKPCQREVVHAKINGVEYRSKEATLHAAKQSTEESFACIKKILAAQKNNHDLRLVLLRLQRDHQLELTQLKKKLKFPERERKMMLVKAEIKEAGKMEEVAAKYKTLHDERQELRIILEHELITAEMMGGRSTHLVLFRRRSRRAPPRRRPRLLLPCCRSAGHASPQSYFEVFKRLIKFEEVLDGYQKNEETLKARAQDYLERAKKEVQRYHTLKANADEKINQRCP